Proteins from one Lycium ferocissimum isolate CSIRO_LF1 unplaced genomic scaffold, AGI_CSIRO_Lferr_CH_V1 ctg1348, whole genome shotgun sequence genomic window:
- the LOC132042120 gene encoding uncharacterized protein LOC132042120 isoform X2, which translates to MCSKFLSFYLPILLPSWSKRFSDAFNYLIFLPEENHIWCGSWDLMGPLLETFYNYFKDDRSDSPLKLLRDRTSREMRQCTQCICQYHQAQELYSTEYDPSTIGPLLEVLRTLDEERISQHLKEINNRIRCGEYNIVHGSGEIVSVMFEVLMFPILLDDSYLASEFETFIDAIDKTHELTLGGHQQYPGVYALLFHKGRRTRSIGLRLAGRMSKLRQSADLDALQPLLKKYISYLATDVLPSSTPNPRPRVELDRVTVWLGIKALLGFLEPPTFEEGILDRYPIFLSVVLNHISDDSPEFSYAVNCLRLLFEMLGYKLWLKTSLSPSVMRNTLLGQCFHTRNEKSHKEIFDLFQPFLQSLEALQDGEHEKQRRNLLYFLLHQVTASSNFSLLMRKKACQIALLIVHRGYTMNPPSPPYECAHMWGPSLVCSLKDSSLHSSLRQPAFDVIQTILVSDASALVTSILKYQLATSDERCLPFQLDEEEGQGNLFGCDFEEYDVSCWKEFSSQADITSDLCGDWMCVPMLWFEVLVEIDPLILPVSFAKAVFWALSRLSLLESDNDSDIEPSVGHWLRTCGSDISQVLNWKVPSGSNDGGEGVEYKNSIKVSTKCIPLIRLFKRSTAHFIIRMEQGELRKQWTWEPMMSDSLILLLVDSNDNARHVGRCILEQVSNTRGLTSGLQFLCSSQSSLSATFTGLRHGLKLVQLDCVLSEFQTLHHFFFVLCKLLKEGNSCTQPLVRKSSEDSSISKFSSQGGFLKQPVVQTQTEHMDAHKSVVSSILWEKFCCLLSEMAWISVQKCLSAGKVFIDQKPSQMTCIRLLETLPVVFGRLCRDPTTVLNNAVTQCLSDLIDWGHSPLAVVVRYWKDALISLLILIKASCSGVPASLAADIEKLISCDNIPMNVLNKQVARLSVSLVDGSYTDLKKTSVDFKCLPGEESVLADNSLAEAAKPFSGVGKRMHIPDLKTLVGEERSNLIVNSGDETETDTSAGADINSGVSFDPKPVGHIAGRVLYSDPVKEIDSRKISQPVDLCLDLDIQRLELDALQASPLAKSKAMEPKSKGTDINCHLNCINLNSKENSSVTSELRSAVGSSSHGGVSMKENDGKADERVIKSNDAVLKELVCENKSDRELAFLTSARRQQSFSIKTGLSGPKRKVIQLSLPVDNKSNALRLDDGVKRFKAVRLDDWYRPILEFNYFLTVGLTTEGAGKNDSLSKLKEVPVRFQSVDEYVEIFRPLILEEFKAQLQSSFQEITSLEEMSCGSLSVMSVERIDDFHFIRCVHEDVDSAGSKSCSDNDLILLTRQPLRNSCPDIHIVGKVEKREKDCKRRSSIVLIRLYLQNRPHLMRARKFLVERSKWCISRLMTITSQLREFQALSAIRGIPLLPVILNPTSYDHSKHCGESFNKLSRPLQQVLKTAYNDSQLQAISAAIGPFDPKKDFQLSLIQGPPGTGKTRVIVAIVSSLLAFSQVDTKRSSNGGPKSTGMSRTASRQRICQAAAVARAWQDAALARQLNEDLENDKPMGNCSKRRILICAQSNAAVDELVSRITSEGLYGSDGTMYKPYIVRVGNAKTVHPNSLPFFIDTLVDHRIAEEKMNATDSTNDADKDTLTFLRSNLEKLVDTIKCYEAKRASLRDGNSDSNCLLEGDTDKADNAKELSDAEVEAKLRILYEKKKSIYMDLAAAQAREKKANEETKALRQKLRKAILKEAEIVVTTLSGCGGDLYGVCAASVSSQRFSSSSEGVLFDAVVIDEAAQALEPASLIPLQLLKSKGTRCVMVGDPKQLPATVLSNIASKFSFQCSMFERLQRAGYPVNMLTRQYRMHPEICRFPSFHFYDGKLVDGDQLSSKVASFHGTKGLGPYVFFDVVDGKELHDKKSGTLSLYNECEADAAVEVLRFFKRRFPSEFVGGRIGIITPYRCQLSLLRSRFSSAFGSSITADMEFNTVDGFQGREVDIVILSTVRAFEACSNATQINSSRIGFVADVRRMNVALTRARLSLWIMGNARTLRTNQNWAALVKNAKERELVMSLKRPYNATFKSCDLEKHLTLDKPENYSRNLKHVKGAEATYEHADRQKKNVKHVTDRKRKDASFGAPIDTPVRADLSGKNVEGEQRSKDENSLLLEKDLDNYDGRNTKGVHILLGKNQSESSESCEKISKKHRKERKVHGHCGKQCDSLESNSGNSKKSGSDNHKHSISVASEKVQEPLERDDKLQNTRGWKKPATTTLLQKDVEDGIGACNQVKKPDHIISERKQQRDAVDALLSSALISSNKSRSSLRSLPAKRTSSPNAGGPPIRPPKQNKVMSLSH; encoded by the exons ATGTGTTCTAAGTTCTTGAGTTTCTACCTCCCAATTCTCCTTCCTAGTTGGAGCAAAAG GTTTTCAGATGCATTCAACTACTTGATCTTTTTGCCCGAAGAAAATCATATTTGGTGTGGTTCCTGGGACCTGATGGGACCTCTTCTGGAGACTTTCTATAATTATTTTAAGGATGATCGCAGTGATTCTCCTCTAAAGCTCCTACGGGACAGAACATCTAGGGAAATGCGCCAGTGCACTCAATGTATATGTCAATACCATCAAGCCCAAGAGCTTTATAGTACAGAATATGACCCTAGTACCATTGGTCCTCTTCTTGAGGTCTTGCGCACTCTTGACGAAGAAAGAATCAGTCAACATCTTAAAGAGATTAATAACAGAATAAGATGTGGAGAGTACAACATAGTGCATGGCAGTGGAGAAATTGTTAGCGTCATGTTTGAG GTTTTGATGTTCCCGATTTTGTTAGATGATTCTTATTTGGCAAGTGAATTTGAGACATTCATTGACGCAATAGATAAAACTCATGAACTGACCTTGGGTGGACACCAGCAGTATCCG ggaGTTTATGCATTACTTTTCCATAAAGGCCGAAGAACTCGTTCTATAGGTTTGCGATTGGCTGGACGCATGAGTAAATTGAG GCAATCTGCAGATTTGGATGCTTTGCAGCCTTTGTTGAAGAAATACATTTCTTATTTGGCAACAGACGTTTTGCCATCATCTACTCCGAATCCAAGGCCTAGGGTTGAGTTGGATCGAGTAACTGTATGGCTTGGGATCAAAGCATT GCTTGGATTCTTGGAGCCTCCAACTTTTGAAGAAGGCATTTTAGATCGCTATCCCATTTTTCTGAGTGTCGTTCTCAACCATATTAGTGATGATTCACCAGAGTTTTCTTATGCAGTTAATTGTCTAAGATTATTGTTTGAGATGCTTG GATATAAGCTTTGGTTGAAGACTTCACTATCTCCAAGTGTGATGCGCAACACACTATTGGGTCAGTGTTTCCACACTCGAAATGAGAAAAGCCATAAGGAAATTTTTGATCTTTTCCAGCCTTTTCTACAG TCTCTTGAAGCTTTACAAGACGGAGAACATGAAAAGCAACGGAGaaatcttctttattttctcctGCATCAAGTTACTGCGAGTAGTAACTTCAGCTTGCTCATGAGAAAAAAGGCTTGCCAG ATAGCTCTTCTCATAGTTCACCGAGGTTATACTATGAACCCGCCTTCTCCGCCATATGAATGTGCACATATGTG GGGACCTTCTCTTGTGTGCTCTCTGAAAGATTCATCACTTCACAGTTCTCTCCGTCAACCTGCCTTTGATGTTATTCAAACTATTTTAGTTTCTGATGCTTCAGCTCTGGTAACTTCAATTCTGAAGTATCAACTTGCTACGAGTGATGAAAGATGCTTGCCGTTCCAGCTTGATGAAGAAGAGGGCCAAGGAAATTTGTTTGGTTGTGATTTTGAAGAATATGATGTCAGTTGTTGGAAGGAGTTTAGTTCTCAAGCTGATATAACATCAGATTTATGTGGGGATTGGATGTGCGTCCCAATGTTGTGGTTTGAGGTTTTAGTTGAAATTGATCCCTTGATTCTTCCAGTATCATTTGCTAAGGCTGTTTTCTGGGCTTTGTCACGCCTTTCTTTACTAGAATCTGATAATGACTCTGATATTGAACCTTCAGTTGGTCATTGGTTGAGAACCTGTGGTTCAGATATCTCTCAGGTTTTGAATTGGAAGGTTCCATCTGGTTCAAATGATGGTGGCGAGGGAGTGGAATATAAAAACTCCATTAAGGTCTCAACAAAGTGTATACCTTTAATTAGGCTTTTCAAGAG GTCGACTGCTCATTTCATCATCAGAATGGAGCAAGGGGAGCTAAGGAAGCAGTGGACATGGGAGCCCATGATGAGTGACAGTTTGATTCTTCTGCTCGTGGATTCCAACGAT AATGCTAGACATGTTGGTCGGTGTATTCTTGAACAAGTTTCAAATACACGAGGCCTAACAAGTGGACTGCAGTTTCTTTGCTCCAGCCAATCTTCACTCTCAGCTACCTTTACAGGGTTAAGGCATGGTCTAAAGCTG GTTCAGTTGGACTGCGTTCTATCGGAATTTCAGACTTTGCatcatttcttttttgttttgtgcaAACTACTAAAAGAAGGGAATTCGTGTACCCAACCTCTAGTCAGAAAATCATCTGAGGACTCTAGTATCTCAAAATTTTCTTCTCAAGGGGGATTCCTAAAGCAGCCAGTGGTGCAAACTCAAACTGAGCACATGGACGCACATAAATCAGTTGTCAGTTCCATTTTATGGGAGAAATTTTGTTGCTTACTCTCAGAAATGGCTTGGATCTCTGTTCAGAAGTGCTTGTCAGCTGGGAAGGTGTTTATAGATCAAAAACCATCTCAG ATGACCTGCATCAGATTATTAGAGACCCTTCCTGTTGTTTTTGGAAGGCTTTGCCGAGATCCGACTACAGTGCTTAATAATGCAGTGACACAATGTCTTTCTGATCTGATAGATTGGGGGCATTCACCACTTGCAGTAGTGGTCAGATATTGGAAAGATGCTTTAATTTCATTGCTGATTCTGATTAAAGCATCATGCAGCGGTGTCCCTGCCTCATTAGCCGCAGATATTGAGAAACTTATTTCATGTG ATAATATTCCAATGAATGTGTTGAACAAACAAGTTGCTCGGCTTTCTGTTTCACTTGTGGATGGGAGTTACACTGACTTGAAAAAAACTAGTGTTGATTTCAAATGTTTGCCTGGTGAAGAATCTGTTCTTGCTGACAACTCTTTAGCTGAAGCAGCCAAGCCTTTTAGTGGGGTTGGTAAAAGAATGCATATTCCAGACTTGAAAACATTAGTTGGTGAGGAAAGAAGTAATTTGATAGTTAATTCAGGTGATGAAACAGAAACAGATACGTCTGCTGGTGCTGATATCAATTCTGGTGTCAGCTTCGATCCTAAACCTGTTGGCCATATTGCTGGGAGAGTTTTGTATTCTGATCCTGTGAAAGAAATTGACTCCAGGAAGATTTCTCAGCCAGTTGATCTTTGTTTGGATCTGGATATCCAAAGACTTGAATTAGATGCTCTACAGGCTTCGCCTCTTGCCAAATCAAAAGCTATGGAGCCTAAGAGCAAGGGAACTGATATCAATTGCCATTTAAATTGTATAAATCTGAATTCCAAAGAAAATAGTTCTGTCACCTCTGAGCTTCGTTCTGCTGTAGGGAGCTCATCTCATGGAGGCGTGAGTATGAAAGAGAATGATGGGAAAGCTGATGAACGGGTTATAAAAAGTAATGATGCAGTCTTGAAAGAGCTTGTATGTGAAAACAAAAGTGATCGGGAGTTAGCTTTTCTCACTTCAGCTAGACGTCAACAATCATTCTCCATAAAAACAGGTCTCTCCGGGCCGAAAAGGAAAGTCATTCAACTCAGCTTGCCAGTTGATAATAAGTCTAATGCTTTGAGATTGGATGATGGAGTGAAGAGATTTAAAGCTGTGAGGCTTGATGATTGGTATAGACCTATTCTAGAGTTCAATTACTTTTTAACAGTTGGATTGACAACTGAAGGTGCAGGAAAGAATGATAGTTTGAGTAAATTAAAGGAGGTTCCTGTTCGTTTCCAATCTGTTGATGAATATGTTGAAATTTTCCGTCCACTTATATTGGAGGAGTTTAAAGCACAACTGCAGAGTTCCTTTCAGGAGATAACTTCTCTAGAAGAGATGTCTTGCGGCAGTCTTTCTGTAATGTCAGTTGAaagaattgatgattttcaCTTCATTCGCTGTGTTCACGAGGATGTTGATTCAGCTGGTTCTAAAAGCTGCTCAGACAATGATCTTATTTTGCTTACACGACAACCCCTGAGGAATTCTTGTCCGGATATTCACATCGTGGGAAAG GTGGAAAAACGTGAAAAAGATTGTAAGAGGAGATCAAGTATCGTACTCATCAGGTTGTACTTGCAAAATAGACCTCATCTGATGCGAGCTCGAAAGTTTCTTGTTGAGCGAAGCAAATGGTGCATTAGTCggctaatgaccataacttctCAACTCAGAGAATTTCAAGCATTGTCGGCTATTAGGGGAATCCCTTTGCTTCCTGTTATCTTGAATCCCACCAGTTACGATCACAGTAAGCACTGCGGTGAGAGTTTCAATAAACTATCTCGACCTTTGCAGCAAGTCCTCAAAACGGCATATAATGACAGTCAACTGCAAGCTATCAGTGCTGCTATTGGACCTTTTGATCCTAAAAAGGATTTTCAATTATCCCTAATACAGGGTCCTCCAG GTACCGGGAAGACCCGAGTGATCGTGGCCATTGTCAGTTCTTTGCTTGCTTTCTCCCAAGTGGACACCAAGAGATCATCAAATGGAGGTCCAAAGTCTACTGGAATGTCTCGCACTGCTTCAAGACAGCGGATTTGTCAAGCTGCAGCTGTTGCTAGGGCATGGCAGGACGCAGCCTTGGCTAGACAACTTAACGAAGATTTAGAGAATGATAAACCAATGGGAAACTGTAGTAAAAGAAGAATACTCATCTGTGCACAATCAAATGCTGCTGTAGATGAACTAGTGTCCAGGATAACCAGTGAAGGCCTTTATGGCAGTGATGGGACGATGTATAAGCCTTATATCGTTAGAGTAGGTAATGCGAAAACAGTTCATCCTAATTCATTGCCGTTCTTCATTGATACACTTGTTGATCACCGCATAGCTGAGGAGAAAATGAATGCAACCGATTCAACGAATGATGCCGACAAGGATACTTTGACATTCTTGCGGTCTAATCTTGAGAAGTTGGTTGATACTATCAAATGTTATGAAGCTAAAAGAGCTAGTTTACGGGATGGAAATTCTGATTCCAACTGTTTATTGGAAGGAGACACTGATAAAGCAGATAATGCAAAGGAATTGTCTGATGCAGAAGTAGAAGCAAAGCTGAGAATAttatatgaaaaaaagaaatcaatatACATGGATCTCGCTGCTGCTCAGGCACGGGAGAAGAAAGCTAATGAAGAAACAAAAGCTCTTAGACAAAAATTACGGAAGGCTATACTAAAAGAGGCTGAGATTGTGGTGACTACACTGAGTGGCTGTGGTGGAGATCTGTATGGGGTTTGTGCAGCATCTGTGTCCAGCCAGAGATTTAGCAGTTCATCGGAGGGTGTCCTATTTGATGCAGTTGTGATTGATGAAGCTGCTCAA GCTCTGGAACCTGCTTCCCTCATACCACTTCAACTCTTAAAATCAAAGGGAACTAGATGTGTGATG GTGGGTGATCCAAAGCAGCTTCCAGCCACGGTTCTCTCTAACATTGCCAGCAAATTTTCTTTCCAATGTAGCATGTTTGAACGCTTGCAAAGGGCTGGTTATCCTGTCAACATGCTCACACGGCAG TATAGGATGCACCCGGAGATATGCCGCTTTccttctttccatttttatgaTGGTAAATTGGTTGATGGAGACCAGTTATCCAGCAAAGTTGCATCATTTCATGGCACTAAGGGCCTTGGTCCCTATGTATTCTTTGATGTTGTGGATGGGAAGGAGCTCCATGATAAAAAATCTGGCACATTATCCCTCTACAATGAGTGTGAGGCTGATGCTGCAGTTGAAGTGTTAAGATTTTTCAAGAGGAG GTTCCCATCTGAGTTTGTTGGTGGAAGAATTGGTATTATAACTCCTTATCGGTGTCAGCTTTCTCTACTACGCTCTCGATTTTCAAGTGCATTTGGATCTTCTATCACTGCTGACATGGAGTTTAATACAGTCGATGGTTTTCAAGGTCGAGAAGTTGATATAGTTATACTCTCCACTGTGAGGGCATTCGAGGCATGCTCGAATGCAACACAGATTAATTCTAGCCGTATTGGTTTTGTGGCTGATGTAAGGCGGATGAATGTTGCTTTGACTAGGGCAAGGCTGTCTTTGTGGATCATGGGTAACGCAAGGACATTGCGGACGAACCAAAACTGGGCAGCTTTAGTGAAGAATGCAAAAGAAAGAGAGTTAGTGATGTCACTTAAAAGACCATATAATGCTACTTTTAAATCATGTGATCTGGAGAAACATTTGACTTTAGATAAACCAGAAAACTATTCAAGGAATTTGAAGCATGTTAAAGGGGCTGAAGCCACATATGAGCATGCTGATAGACAAAAGAAGAATGTAAAGCATGTGACAGATAGGAAAAGAAAAGACGCCAGCTTTGGAGCTCCAATTGACACTCCAGTACGTGCTGATCTGTCTGGAAAAAACGTTGAGGGGGAACAAAGATCTAAAGATGAAAATAGTCTTTTGTTGGAAAAGGATCTCGATAATTATGATGGCAGAAATACCAAGGGTGTGCATATTTTACTCGGGAAAAATCAATCAGAATCAAGTGAAAGTTGCGAAAAGATCAGTAAGAAGCACAGGAAAGAGAGGAAAGTACATGGGCATTGCGGAAAACAATGTGACAGCTTAGAGAGTAACTCGGGGAATTCAAAGAAGTCAGGGAGTGATAACCATAAACATTCTATATCTGTTGCATCTGAAAAAGTTCAAGAACCTTTGGAACGCGATGATAAACTGCAGAATACGAGAGGTTGGAAGAAGCCTGCTACGACAACTCTTCTGCAGAAGGATGTGGAAGATGGGATTGGAGCTTGTAATCAGGTTAAAAAACCTGATCATATAATATCAGAGAGGAAGCAACAACGTGATGCTGTTGATGCTCTTCTTTCTTCAGCACTAATATCTTCGAACAAGTCTAGGTCTTCACTAAGATCTTTGCCTGCTAAAAGGACGAGTTCACCAAATGCTGGAGGCCCTCCAATTAGACCACCTAAGCAAAATAAGGTAATGTCTTTAAGTCACTGA